One region of Solea senegalensis isolate Sse05_10M linkage group LG14, IFAPA_SoseM_1, whole genome shotgun sequence genomic DNA includes:
- the LOC122780990 gene encoding uncharacterized protein LOC122780990 — translation MMAVPQWPAVVVVLLLGCAGLHCSSSPSVCPESCTCHKAPLLNCSSSGLSSVPQYIQDSVTELDFSHNRLYSVTLHRPHRNLRNVWLGNNTITHLSLCIDTNLGNQSDRDRHPNHLRLWHRRRCVSWAPTLQLLSVERNQLVQLPEGLEGSPSLWILQLSYNRISALEPRALSRLQQLTELHLQHNLITSVHPQMFENLSQLKVLDLSFNMLTSLHPLMYLSLRNIEADVRLGGNRWQCDCSIRNLRRRMAFDNSKGLQAWSMVCASPSIHSGKDLLQLEEDDLNCFGTENRPELHQDVTVHSGSEILLSCSAQDSLWWRPSGQASVRETQAGLFINDVTEKDTGLYVCISEEHNVVSVFNLQISRIGHAGRIATSLPRIRRQIIPQGMPDRTGQERNQRATPCNLTLAVCLSVFITFLVAFIIGVLTRPYIDVLCTKVTKKKSPPATNSASDAQQSHYDNAAFYDGEEPDEVVTHRERRVTFSTITVNEDNNVEYYDTVASSNQESVNNDENKFTTGHSGSENSSNEEDDQRHDGELSGDTKTRRRNKRKLKQIPKAIEVEERRRLSSSSDSSCSERSTTEDQISQRDYTTPKSPLVAEDSVQQNSEYLTSRQVEVAEISREDRSDNPGFPAKPFTDWSPLKNDTNPTDSDQWPENGDPFEFSTSDRQNSDISSSSSYVSEDEPTQYTVNSVQEEEEDIDVEAKSPDYDLFCGSERIYETINHNDRSREINIKTLPLQESQISSPDGSGSWPAVDLQQIPHIKRRLDIRASSPAPDSPSRSENEYERVDYKERPRVVGTENHDLHTSRPTLKLKQIPHIKRRLDIKRRQDIEAPSVQSDSSFSSDSEDEPTYHKVIPREVNTRLPLQNSQTSSHDLHGSWPSLNLENIPHIKRRLDIKRRQDIEAPSVQSNSSFSCDSEDEPTYDTVIPPREVNTTRLPLQNSQTSSHDLHGSWPSLKLENIPPIKRRLAIKRRQDIEAPSVQSNSSFSCDSEDEPTYDTVIPLREVNTTRLPLQNSQTSSHDLHGSWPALNLENIPPIKRRLDIKRRLDIKRHQDIEAPSVQSDSSFSSDSEDEPTYHKVIPREVNTTRLPLQNSQTSSHDLHGSWPALNLENIPPIKRRLDIKRRLDIKPSSLPHDSSSSSSSEDEPTYHKVIPREVNTTRLPLQNSQTSSHDLHGSWPALNLENIPPIKRRLDIKRRLDIKPSSLPHDSSSSSSSEDEPTYHKVILREVNTTRLPLQNPQTSSHDLHGSWPALKLENIPPIKRRLDIKRRLDIEAPSVQSDSSFSSDSEDEPTYHRVRPSEVNTTRLPLQNPQTSSHDLHGSWPALNLENIPPIKRRLDIKRRLDIEAPSVQSDSSFSSDSEDEPTYHRVRPSEVNTTRLPLQNPQTSSHDLHGSWPALNLENIPPIKRRLDIKRRLDIKPSSLPHDSSSSSSSEDEPTYHKVIPREVNTTRLPLQNPQTSSHDLHGSWPALKLENIPPIKRRLDIKRRQDIEAPSVQSDSSFSSDSEDEPTYHRVIPSEVNTTRLPLQNPQTSSHDLHGSWPALKLENIPPIKRRLDIKRRQDIEAPSAQSDSSFSSDSEDEPTYHKVIPREVNTTRLPLQNPQTSSHDLHGSWPALKLENIPPIKRRLDIKRRQDIEAPSVQSDSSFSSDSEDEPTYHKVIPREVNTTRLPLQNPQTSSHDLHGSWPALKLENIPPIKRRLDIKRRLDIEAPSVQSDSSFSSDSEDEPTYHRVRPSEVNTTRLPLQNPQTSSHDLQGSWPALNLENIPPIKRRLDIKRRLDIKPSSLPHNSSSSSTVRMNQHITR, via the exons ATGATGGCAGTGCCACAGTGGCCTGCAGTGGTCGTTGTGCTGCTCCTTGGCTGCGCTGGACTCCATTGCTCCTCTTCCCCATCTGTGTGTCCAGAGTCCTGCACCTGTCACAAAGCTCCTCTGTTGAACTGTTCGTCCTCCGGCCTCTCCTCAGTGCCTCAGTATATCCAAGACTCTGTCACTGAGCTGGACTTTTCTCACAATCGCCTGTATTCTGTAACACTCCACCGGCCACATCGTAACCTCAGGAATGTATGGCTGGGAAACAACACTATCACACACTTGTCTCTTTGCATAGACACAAATCTGGGAAACCAatctgacagagacagacatcCAAATCACTTGAGACTTTGGCATAGACGCAGATGTGTATCTTGGGCCCCCACCCTGCAGCTGCTATCTGTTGAGAGGAATCAGCTGGTGCAACTCCCGGAGG GGCTGGAAGGTAGTCCATCCTTATGGATTCTGCAGCTCTCCTACAACAGGATCTCAGCTCTTGAACCAAGAGCCCTTAGCCGACTTCAACAGCTAACAGAGCTGCACCTACAGCATAACCTCATTACAAGTGTCCATCCACAGATGTTTGAGAATTTATCCCAGCTCAAA GTCCTTGACCTGAGTTTCAACATGTTGACCAGCCTCCATCCTTTGATGTACCTCTCCCTGCGGAACATCGAGGCAGATGTTAGGCTGGGTGGGAACAGGTGGCAGTGTGACTGCAGCATACGCAATCTAAGAAGGCGGATGGCTTTTGACAACAGCAAAGGTCTGCAAGCTTGGAGCATGGTGTGTGCTTCACCCTCGATCCACTCAGGCAAAGACCTGCTGCAGTTAGAGGAGGATGACCTAAACTGTTTTGGTACTGAAAACAGGCCAGAGCTTCATCAAGATGTGACAGTTCATAGCGGCTCTGAGATACTTCTGTCATGCTCTGCACAAG ACTCACTGTGGTGGAGGCCCAGTGGTCAAGCATCTGTGAGAGAAACTCAGGCTGGCCTGTTCATCAATGATgtcacagagaaagacacaggactatatgtgtgtatatctgAAGAACACAATGTTGTTTCCGTTTTTAACCTCCAAATCAGCAGAATAGGACATGCAGGAAGAATAGCTACAAGTTTACCCAGAATTAGACGACAAATAATCCCCCAAGGCATGCCAGACAGGACAGGTCAAGAACGGAATCAGAGAGCTACACCGTGTAACTTGACTCTtgcagtgtgtctgtctgtttttatcacatttcTGGTAGCCTTTATCATCGGGGTCTTGACAAGACCATACATTGATGTGCTTTGTACAAAGGTCACTAAAAAGAAAAGCCCCCCTGCAACCAACTCTGCTTCAGATGCACAACAAAGTCACTATGACAATGCCGCCTTCTACGATGGTGAAGAACCAGATGAAGTAGTAACTCATAGGGAGAGGAGAGTCACATTTAGCACTATCACTGTCAATGAGGATAACAATGTAGAGTATTATGATACCGTAGCAAGTAGCAATCAGGAAAGTGTCAATAATGATGAGAACAAGTTTACAACTGGACATTCAGGGAGTGAAAACAGCTCAAATGAAGAGGATGACCAGAGACATGACGGAGAGCTTTcaggagacacaaaaacaagacgtaGAAACAAAAGGAAGTTAAAACAAATCCCAAAAGCCATTgaggtggaggagagaaggagattGTCTTCAAGCTCAGACTCTTCATGTTCTGAAAGATCAACAACAGAGGACCAAATATCCCAAAGAGACTACACAACACCTAAGTCACCACTGGTAGCAGAGGACTCTGTACAGCAGAACAGTGAGTACTTAACATCTAGACAAGTAGAGGTGGCAGAAATTTCCAGAGAGGACAGAAGTGACAATCCTGGCTTTCCCGCTAAACCCTTTACAGATTGGTCCCCACTTAAAAATGATACTAACCCAACAGACTCCGATCAGTGGCCAGAGAATGGAGATCCATTTGAATTTAGTACTTCAGATAGGCAGAACAGTGATATATCAAGCTCCAGCTCATATGTCAGTGAGGACGAGCCAACACAATACACTGTGAATTCAGtccaggaggaggaagaagatatAGATGTCGAAGCAAAATCACCAGactatgatttattttgtggtaGTGAACGGATatatgaaacaattaatcacaaTGATAGATCAAGGGAGATAAACATTAAAACGCTTCCATTGCAAGAATCTCAAATTTCAAGTCCTGATGGTAGTGGAAGTTGGCCTGCTGTGGATCTTCAACAGATTCCTCATATCAAGAGGCGTTTAGATATCAGAGCATCATCACCCGCTCCTGATTCACCTTCTCGCAGTGAGAATGAATATGAAAGAGTGGATTATAAAGAGAGACCAAGGGTGGTGGGCACTGAAAATCATGATCTTCACACAAGTAGGCCTACCCTCAAGCTTAAACAAATTCCTCACATTAAGAGACGTCTGGATATTAAGAGACGTCAGGATATTGAAGCACCATCAGTACAGTCTGATTCATCATTTagcagtgacagtgaggatGAACCAACATATCACAAGGTGATACCGCGTGAGGTAAACACAAGACTTCCATTGCAAAACTCTCAAACTTCAAGTCATGATCTTCATGGGAGTTGGCCTTCCTTAAATCTTGAAAATATTCCCCACATCAAGAGACGTCTGGATATTAAGAGACGTCAGGATATTGAAGCACCATCAGTACAGTCTAATTCATCATTTAGCTGTGACAGTGAGGATGAACCAACATATGACACAGTGATACCGCCGCGTGAGGTAAACACCACAAGACTTCCATTGCAAAACTCTCAAACTTCAAGTCATGATCTTCATGGGAGTTGGCCTTCCTTGAAACTTGAAAATATTCCACCCATTAAGAGACGTCTGGCTATTAAGAGACGTCAGGATATTGAAGCACCATCAGTACAGTCTAATTCATCATTTAGCTGTGACAGTGAGGATGAACCAACATATGACACAGTGATACCGCTGCGTGAGGTAAACACCACAAGACTTCCATTGCAAAACTCTCAAACTTCAAGTCATGATCTTCATGGGAGTTGGCCTGCCTTGAATCTTGAAAATATTCCACCCATTAAGAGACGTCTGGATATTAAGAGACGTCTGGATATTAAGAGACATCAGGATATTGAAGCACCATCAGTACAGTCTGATTCATCATTTagcagtgacagtgaggatGAACCAACATATCACAAGGTGATACCACGTGAGGTAAACACCACAAGACTTCCATTGCAAAACTCTCAAACTTCAAGTCATGATCTTCATGGGAGTTGGCCTGCCTTGAATCTTGAAAATATTCCACCCATTAAGAGACGTCTGGATATTAAGAGACGTCTGGATATCAAACCATCATCACTGCCTCATGATTCATCGTCTAGTAGTAGCAGTGAGGATGAACCAACATATCACAAGGTGATACCGCGTGAGGTAAACACCACAAGACTTCCATTGCAAAACTCTCAAACTTCAAGTCATGATCTTCATGGGAGTTGGCCTGCCTTGAATCTTGAAAATATTCCACCCATTAAGAGACGTCTGGATATTAAGAGACGTCTGGATATCAAACCATCATCACTGCCTCATGATTCATCGTCTAGTAGTAGCAGTGAGGATGAACCAACATATCACAAGGTGATACTGCGTGAGGTAAACACCACAAGACTTCCATTGCAAAACCCTCAAACTTCAAGTCATGATCTTCATGGGAGTTGGCCTGCCTTGAAACTTGAAAATATTCCACCCATTAAGAGACGTCTGGATATTAAGAGACGTCTGGATATTGAAGCACCATCAGTACAGTCTGATTCATCATTTagcagtgacagtgaggatGAACCAACATATCACAGAGTGAGACCAAGTGAGGTAAACACCACAAGACTTCCATTGCAAAACCCTCAAACTTCAAGTCATGATCTTCATGGGAGTTGGCCTGCCTTGAATCTTGAAAATATTCCACCCATTAAGAGACGTCTGGATATTAAGAGACGTCTGGATATTGAAGCACCATCAGTACAGTCTGATTCCTCATTTagcagtgacagtgaggatGAACCAACATATCACAGAGTGAGACCAAGTGAGGTAAACACCACAAGACTTCCATTGCAAAACCCTCAAACTTCAAGTCATGATCTTCATGGGAGTTGGCCTGCCTTGAATCTTGAAAATATTCCACCCATTAAGAGACGTCTGGATATTAAGAGACGTCTGGATATCAAACCATCATCACTGCCTCATGATTCATCGTCTAGTAGTAGCAGTGAGGATGAACCAACATATCACAAGGTGATACCGCGTGAGGTAAACACCACAAGACTTCCATTGCAAAACCCTCAAACTTCAAGTCATGATCTTCATGGGAGTTGGCCTGCCTTGAAACTTGAAAATATTCCACCCATTAAGAGACGTCTGGATATTAAGAGACGTCAGGATATTGAAGCACCATCAGTACAGTCTGATTCATCATTTagcagtgacagtgaggatGAACCAACATATCACAGAGTGATACCAAGTGAGGTAAACACCACAAGACTTCCATTGCAAAACCCTCAAACTTCAAGTCATGATCTTCATGGGAGTTGGCCTGCCTTGAAACTTGAAAATATTCCACCCATTAAGAGACGTCTGGATATTAAGAGACGTCAGGATATTGAAGCACCATCAGCACAGTCTGATTCATCATTTagcagtgacagtgaggatGAACCAACATATCACAAGGTGATACCGCGTGAGGTAAACACCACAAGACTTCCATTGCAAAACCCTCAAACTTCAAGTCATGATCTTCATGGGAGTTGGCCTGCCTTGAAACTTGAAAATATTCCACCCATTAAGAGACGTCTGGATATTAAGAGACGTCAGGATATTGAAGCACCATCAGTACAGTCTGATTCATCATTTagcagtgacagtgaggatGAACCAACATATCACAAGGTGATACCGCGTGAGGTAAACACCACAAGACTTCCATTGCAAAACCCTCAAACTTCAAGTCATGATCTTCATGGGAGTTGGCCTGCCTTAAAACTTGAAAATATTCCACCCATTAAGAGACGTCTGGATATTAAGAGACGTCTGGATATTGAAGCACCATCAGTACAGTCTGATTCCTCATTTagcagtgacagtgaggatGAACCAACATATCACAGAGTGAGACCAAGTGAGGTAAACACCACAAGACTTCCATTGCAAAACCCTCAAACTTCAAGTCATGATCTTCAAGGGAGTTGGCCTGCCTTGAATCTTGAAAATATTCCACCCATTAAGAGACGTCTGGATATTAAGAGACGTCTGGATATCAAACCATCATCACTGCCTCATAATTCATCGTCTAGTAGTACAGTGAGGATGAACCAACATATCACAAGGTGA
- the LOC122781132 gene encoding serine-rich adhesin for platelets-like produces MTHNNERPWKEAQIQNHEKDDLGISKLTSQKSETISHDPETLRSVNLGNITRIKRRLAINPPSLPLESLSDESTNITVEGKPTQPNKSTNSYSSRSSYSSFSNDTSDSRTTDPLDRNDLGITNHQTGTLLPDLNKSVSLVTDLPSSPNSSEPVSNIFPNPKPFQGIKLEKYTTVTDDSGSTPINDNDSTTPKINPELQSRWATMNLGVSRFRKRLEITSQSRSSPNLSTPPSPGTPSSPGSESGSGNKSSRTRLNRRSDRMQGIIPNDSLLVLDRDKDNSSNLAEVNEGLRKTSSFHVTEEKSNPDTLLTGYTTSHIRTYLVSEKAPATAPLQGLSDSSSSSENEGVSTEYAGNRRNRTSQSKYHTHAVNDRRDESHSGVEIKSQTASLREESDSMLPNLSLTNIPRVKRALNIRAPSPRQSSYKSVSEDKTTDFSTSQINLGVPRIKRRLDIKAPSPQANNSSSASESENEVTRYTAKESIYSSNMSGIIDDYSQITYKRSIMKGSLPLSNSFSASGRSQTIDDAKIKTQDLPDRVSDRPASFSPWRVPSVSPDDVYRKQTETSRGTTDMDLPSEISQTVISRHFSTSITSRHRDVDLPSPQEAPPAVPECSPPDSPDFSRGKNDRGRTDMTLLNTYSYPISTRFGKVDNTAASSTMAVSENKREKRGLTALKVMSTERLKWDIQEEDLETI; encoded by the coding sequence ATGACACATAACAATGAGAGGCCATGGAAGGAGGCTCAGATACAGAACCATGAGAAAGATGATTTGGGAATTTCAAAACTTACATCCCAAAAATCTGAAACAATAAGTCATGATCCTGAAACATTGAGGTCTGTGAATCTTGGCAACATTACTCGTATAAAGAGGCGTCTGGCCATCAATCCCCCTTCACTACCTCTGGAATCATTAAGTGATGAGAGCACAAATATTACAGTGGAAGGAAAGCCAACACAACCCAACAAAAGTACTAACTCTTACTCATCAAGAAGCTCTTACTCATCTTTCAGTAATGACACGAGTGACAGTCGGACTACAGACCCTCTTGACAGAAATGATTTGGGGATTACAAATCATCAAACAGGGACACTATTGccagatttaaataaaagtgtctccCTTGTCACAGACTTACCAAGTTCTCCAAACTCCTCAGAGCCAGTGTCAAACATTTTTCCCAATCCAAAGCCATTCCAAGGTATCAAATTGGAAAAGTACACTACTGTTACAGATGACTCAGGGTCTACACCAATAAATGACAATGACAGTACAACACCAAAGATAAACCCAGAACTTCAGTCACGATGGGCGACCATGAATCTTGGTGTCTCCCGCTTTAGGAAACGTCTTGAAATCACATCACAATCTCGTTCATCACCAAATCTCTCAACACCACCTTCTCCTGGCACCCCGTCTTCTCCCGGCAGTGAAAGTGGGTctggaaataaaagcagcagaacAAGACTGAACAGAAGGAGTGATAGAATGCAGGGAATCATACCCAATGATTCATTGCTGGTCCTGGATAGAGATAAAGATAACTCCAGCAACTTAGCAGAAGTTAATGAGGGTCTGAGAAAAACCTCCAGCTTCCATGTAACTGAAGAAAAGTCAAACCCAGATACTCTTTTGACGGGATATACTACGTCACATATTAGGACGTACTTGGTCAGTGAAAAGGCTCCTGCTACAGCACCATTACAGGGTCTGTCTGATTCTTCATCCAGCAGTGAGAATGAAGGTGTGTCTACAGAGTATGCAGGTAACAGACGGAATAGGACATCTCAGTCCAAGTATCACACCCATGCTGTCAATGACAGAAGGGATGAATCACACAGCGGAGTAGAGATCAAAAGCCAAACAGCAAGTTTGAGAGAAGAGTCTGACTCAATGTTGCCTAATCTGAGTCTCACCAATATCCCTCGTGTCAAAAGGGCTTTGAATATCCGAGCTCCATCACCAAGACAATCCTCCTACAAAAGCGTCAGTGAGGATAAGACGACTGACTTCAGCACCTCTCAAATAAATCTTGGAGTCCCACGCATTAAGAGGCGTCTGGACATCAAGGCACCTTCACCACAGGCAAATAATTCCTCATCTGCCAGTGAGAGTGAAAATGAGGTCACGAGATACACTGCAAAAGAAAGCATATATTCATCAAATATGTCAGGAATTATAGATGATTACTCTCAAATCACTTATAAACGTTCAATTATGAAAGGTTCATTGCCACTTAGTAATTCTTTTTCCGCCAGTGGCAGAAGTCAAACTATAGATGATgctaaaataaagacacaagatCTTCCTGATAGAGTGAGTGACAGACCTGCATCTTTTTCCCCATGGAGAGTCCCCAGTGTGAGCCCTGATGATGTGTATcggaaacagacagagacatcCAGAGGCACCACAGACATGGACCTGCCATCTGAGATAAGCCAGACTGTTATCAGCCGTCACTTTTCCACCTCAATAACAAGTAGGCATCGAGATGTAGACTTACCTTCTCCACAAGAGGCTCCACCTGCAGTGCCAGAATGTTCCCCACCTGACTCCCCCGATTTCTCCAGAGGTAAAAATGACAGAGGGCGAACCGATATGACACTATTGAATACATACTCGTATCCTATTTCCACGAGATTTGGCAAGGTGGACAACACAGCAGCAAGTAGCACAATGGCTGTATCTGAaaataagagagagaagagaggcctaactgctttaaaagtcaTGTCAACAGAGAGACTTAAGTGGGACATACAAGAAGAAGATTTAGAGACTATTTAG
- the dcun1d4 gene encoding DCN1-like protein 4 isoform X2 — MHSDAANFQLNSHLTTLASIHKIHHTLHRLNLTEDVGQENHSSACCSRAMPPRKKRRPSAGDDMSAKKSRQDSVFRKHESSQIREEETFSSKRCLEWFYEYAGCDDVVGPEGMEKFCEDIGVEPENVVMLVLAWKLDAQSMGYFTLQEWLRGMGSLQCDSTERLRNSLDYLRSVLNDSTSFKLIYRYAFDFAREKDQRSLDLNTAKCMLGLLLGKTWPLFPVFNQFLEQSKYKVINKDQWCNVLEFSRTINLDLSNYDEDGAWPVLLDEFVEWYKERQMA; from the exons ATGCACTCTGATGCGGCAA ATTTTCAGCTGAATTCCCACCTGACTACACTGGCCAGCATCCATAAGATCCACCACACGTTGCACAGGCTG AACCTGACAGAAGACGTCGGGCAGGAAAACCACTCCTCAG CTTGTTGCTCCAGAGCCATGCCTCCTAGGAAAAAGAGGAGACCCTCTGCTGGAGATGACATGTCAGCCAAGAAAAGTCGCCAGGACAG tgttttcagaaAACATGAATCATCGCAGATTCGTGAGGAGGAGACATTTTCAAGTAAAAGATGCTTGGAGTGGTTTTATGAATATGCAG GCTGTGATGATGTGGTGGGTCCAGAGGGCATGGAGAAGTTCTGTGAGGACATCGGAGTAGAGCCAGAGAAT gtggtGATGCTGGTTCTTGCCTGGAAGCTGGATGCCCAGAGTATGGGATATTTCACTCTCCAAGAATGGCTGAGAGGCATGGGCTCTTTGCA GTGCGACTCAACAGAGAGGCTGAGGAATTCGCTGGATTACCTGAGATCTGTCCTTAATGACAGCACCAGTTTTAAGCTCATTTATAGATATGCCTTTGATTTTGCTCGG GAAAAGGATCAGAGGAGTTTGGACTTAAATACAGCCAAATGTATGTTGGGGCTTCTTCTGGGAAAGACATGGCCCCTGTTTCCTGTCTTTAATCAATTTCTAGAG CAATCCAAGTACAAAGTCATCAACAAAGACCAGTGGTGCAATGTTTTAGAGTTTAGCAGGACAATCAACTTGGACCTCAGTAACTATGATGAGGATGGTGCCT ggcCTGTTTTGTTGGACGAGTTTGTGGAATGGTACAAGGAAAGACAAATGGCATAG
- the dcun1d4 gene encoding DCN1-like protein 4 isoform X1 has protein sequence MTAYERQCTNDIYQQDFQLNSHLTTLASIHKIHHTLHRLNLTEDVGQENHSSACCSRAMPPRKKRRPSAGDDMSAKKSRQDSVFRKHESSQIREEETFSSKRCLEWFYEYAGCDDVVGPEGMEKFCEDIGVEPENVVMLVLAWKLDAQSMGYFTLQEWLRGMGSLQCDSTERLRNSLDYLRSVLNDSTSFKLIYRYAFDFAREKDQRSLDLNTAKCMLGLLLGKTWPLFPVFNQFLEQSKYKVINKDQWCNVLEFSRTINLDLSNYDEDGAWPVLLDEFVEWYKERQMA, from the exons ATGACAGCTTATGAACGACAATGCACCAATGACATTTACCAACAAG ATTTTCAGCTGAATTCCCACCTGACTACACTGGCCAGCATCCATAAGATCCACCACACGTTGCACAGGCTG AACCTGACAGAAGACGTCGGGCAGGAAAACCACTCCTCAG CTTGTTGCTCCAGAGCCATGCCTCCTAGGAAAAAGAGGAGACCCTCTGCTGGAGATGACATGTCAGCCAAGAAAAGTCGCCAGGACAG tgttttcagaaAACATGAATCATCGCAGATTCGTGAGGAGGAGACATTTTCAAGTAAAAGATGCTTGGAGTGGTTTTATGAATATGCAG GCTGTGATGATGTGGTGGGTCCAGAGGGCATGGAGAAGTTCTGTGAGGACATCGGAGTAGAGCCAGAGAAT gtggtGATGCTGGTTCTTGCCTGGAAGCTGGATGCCCAGAGTATGGGATATTTCACTCTCCAAGAATGGCTGAGAGGCATGGGCTCTTTGCA GTGCGACTCAACAGAGAGGCTGAGGAATTCGCTGGATTACCTGAGATCTGTCCTTAATGACAGCACCAGTTTTAAGCTCATTTATAGATATGCCTTTGATTTTGCTCGG GAAAAGGATCAGAGGAGTTTGGACTTAAATACAGCCAAATGTATGTTGGGGCTTCTTCTGGGAAAGACATGGCCCCTGTTTCCTGTCTTTAATCAATTTCTAGAG CAATCCAAGTACAAAGTCATCAACAAAGACCAGTGGTGCAATGTTTTAGAGTTTAGCAGGACAATCAACTTGGACCTCAGTAACTATGATGAGGATGGTGCCT ggcCTGTTTTGTTGGACGAGTTTGTGGAATGGTACAAGGAAAGACAAATGGCATAG
- the ociad2 gene encoding OCIA domain-containing protein 2: MSSETSGQTTEGKTEEAVAVGTKPTAVKGEWKCPSNDGHIHREDVRKVWKECQEESFWYRALPLSLGSMAVTGGLIYNGVWKQSKRLGPFPKLAVAGILGYAVGKASYMSTCRSKFQTLGIEGPGFGPWSKGGPKFGHGHRKCHHVCEECKKGVPAAPTEETKS, encoded by the exons ATGAGTTCTGAAACAAGTGGACAGACTACAGAAGGTAAAACAGAGGAAGCAGTAGCTGTTGGTACTAAACCCACTGCAGTAAAGGGGGAGTGGAAG TGTCCTTCAAATGATGGTCACATTCACAGAGAAGATGTTCGAAAGGTCTGGAAAGAATGCCAAGAGGAAAGCTTCTGGTACAGAG ctctccctctctccctgggCAGCATGGCTGTCACTGGCGGTCTGATCTACAACG GTGTTTGGAAGCAATCCAAGCGACTTGGTCCCTTTCCAAAACTAGCAG ttGCTGGGATCCTTGGTTATGCAGTGGGTAAAGCCTCTTACATGAGTACTTGTCGAAGCAAGTTTCAGACGCTTGGGATTGAAGGACCTGGATTTGGACCTTGGTCTAAGGGAGGTCCTAAATTTGGCCATGGACACAG AAAGTGCCACCATGTGTGTGAAGAGTGCAAGAAAGGGGTCCCAGCTGCACCTACAGAGGAAACCAAAAGCTAG